The following are encoded together in the Scomber scombrus unplaced genomic scaffold, fScoSco1.1 SCAFFOLD_67, whole genome shotgun sequence genome:
- the LOC133976966 gene encoding stonustoxin subunit beta-like, producing the protein MASDQLETAALGRPFTLGMLYDTRKDALIPGFTLWDTNSLQENTVETSQHSTNFHITASDSIESKSSLLDVDASLKASFLGGLIEVGGSAKYLNDQKKFKNQSRVTFQYKATTNFKQLSKTKLAILDEQQKNVIEKSSATHVVTGILYGANAFFVFDSEKLDASSVQEVQGHMEAVIKKIPSFDIEGKVEIKLTEEEKALTNKFSCKFYGDLILESNPATFVEAVKTYVELPKLLGENKENAVPLKVWMMPLKNFDSKAAESKGEISTGILKKAEDTLEDLRQIEMRCNDSLADSVSENFPQIRKSLKSFQRQRNNYTSGLQQAMAKTVISIREGKEDESSLKKLLEDREKSPFSHENLSKWLDHKEREINVIGSCVDMMKGTNTKILPNQSELDEEVLGVEDALCFVFTSLESADGCLKAMQNYSHSLELKSSDEEPWYFSNEVLTKMREKAKAFHDLAKPLKNSSSVRFLATAIANEKHKGATIYHYNEGILVTDDFSKPAVPPVKTITDKRALMWYACDLSLDPNTVNYGLILSDDNKKVTRGAWQKYPDNPERFDSCHQALCREGLTGRCYWEVEWSDGYNEDTAVGVAYKQIGRKGKDFNYLGSTDKSWCFGVNMNLPALFSGHNNSWQNYPLVSTGFKRVGVYLDWPAGTLSFYNVSSNKLSHLYTFNAHFTQPVYPGCYILTGTGSLFFCPVD; encoded by the exons ATGGCCTCTGATCAACTAGAGACGGCTGCCCTGGGTCGACCTTTCACCTTAGGGATGCTCTACGATACTCGTAAAGATGCACTGATCCCAG GTTTCACATTGTGGGATACCAACAGTTTACAAGAGAACACAGTTGAAACCTCTCAGCACAGCACTAACTTTCACATTACAGCATCTGACTCCATTGAATCCAAGtcctctctgctggatgttGATGCTTCTCTGAAGGCCAGTTTCCTAGGTGGACTGATTGAAGTTGGAGGATCTGCCAAGTACCTGAATGATCAGaagaaattcaaaaatcagagcagagtgacGTTTCAGTACAAAGCTACCACCAACTTCAAGCAGTTGTCGAAGACTAAACTTGCAATCCTGGACGAGCAACAGAAAAATGTTATTGAGAAGAGCTCAGCAACACACGTGGTGACTGGCATCCTTTATGGAGCAAATGCTTTCTTTGTATTTGACAGTGAGAAGTTAGATGCTAGCAGTGTTCAGGAAGTCCAGGGCCACATGGAAGCTGTGATAAAGAAGATTCCATCATTTGATATTGAGGGGAAAGTTGAGATCAAACtgactgaagaagaaaaagcccTGACAAACAAATTCTCCTGCAAATTCTACGGGGATCTCATTCTTGAAAGCAACCCTGCAACATTTGTAGAGGCAGTGAAGACTTATGTAGAGCTTCCAAAGCTACTgggagaaaataaagagaacGCTGTTCCACTGAAGGTCTGGATGATGCCGCTGAAGAATTTTGATTCCAAAGCTGCTGAGTCAAAGGGTGAGATCAGCACTGGAATTCTGAAGAAAGCTGAAGATACTCTAGAAGATCTTAGGCAGATAGAAATGAGATGCAACGATTCTCTGGCAGACAGCGTGTCAGAGAACTTTCCACAGATTCGAAAAAGTCTGAAAAGTTTCCAAAGACAGCGTAATAATTACACATCTGGACTCCAACAGGCCATGGCGAAGACAGTCATCTCCATCCGTGAAGGCAAAGAAGATGAGAGCTCACTGAAGAAACTCttggaagacagagaaaagtcCCCATTCAGTCATGAAAATCTAAGCAAGTGGCTGgatcacaaagagagagagatcaatGTCATTGGGTCCTGTGTCGACATGATGAagggaacaaacacaaaaattcTCCCAAATCAGTCAGAGTTGGATGAAGAGGTTCTTGGTGTAGAAGATGCTCTGTGCTTTGTCTTCACCTCTCTGGAAAGTGCTGACGGCTGCCTTAAAGCGATGCAGAACTACTCACATTCACTTGAATTAAAAAGTTCTGATGAAGAACCCTGGTACTTCTCAAATGAAGTGTTAaccaaaatgagagaaaaagccAAAGCTTTCCACGATCTTGCTAAACCTCTGAAGAACAGCAGCAGTGTCCGTTTCCTTGCAACAGCCATAGCAAATGAGAAACACAAAGGAGCGACCATCTACCATTACAATGAGGGCATTCTGGTCACTGATGACTTTTCAAAGCCTGCCGTCCCTCCTGTTAAGACCATCACAGACAAAAGGGCTTTAATGTGGT atgcctgtgatcTCTCCCTGGACCCAAACACAGTAAACTACGGCCTTATTCTTTCTGATGACAACAAGAAGGTGACACGAGGAGCATGGCAGAAATATCCTGATAACCCAGAGAGGTTTGATTCTTGCCATCAGGCGTTGTGCAGAGAGGGGCTGACTGGGCGCTGTTACTGGGAAGTAGAGTGGAGTGATGGTTATAATGAAGATACAGCTGTAGGTGTAGCATACAAACAAATTGGCAGGAAAGGGAAAGACTTCAATTATTTAGGAAGTACTGATAAGTCATGGTGTTTTGGTGTCAATATGAACTTACCAGCACTTTTTTCAGGGCACAATAATAGCTGGCAGAATTACCCTCTTGTCTCAACTGGCTTCAAACGTGTTGGAGTGTATCTGGACTggcctgctggcactctgtccttttaCAATGTCTCCTCTAACAAACTGAGTCACCTCTACACCTTCAATGCTCATTTCACGCAGCCTGTTTACCCTGGCTGCTACATTCTCACCGGAACTGGCTCTCTGTTCTTTTGCCCCGTGGACTAA